In one Chitinophaga sancti genomic region, the following are encoded:
- the miaE gene encoding tRNA-(ms[2]io[6]A)-hydroxylase — translation MSKVSILGLHLPSDPRWVNLAEISLEEVLTDHAFCEQKAATSCISLIQRYPHRDRLVQELAPIVTEEWGHFRQVLAEMRKRGFQLGKQRKDLYVNELMLHQLKGGDPDTVFLDRLLTFALIEARSCERFRLLSEGLDDEYLREFYRKFMISEAGHYRLFIDLANEYLPEEKVRTRWQEWLTIEAGIMDKMEVRGDRIH, via the coding sequence ATGAGTAAAGTATCTATCCTTGGTTTGCATCTTCCCTCTGACCCACGATGGGTGAACCTGGCCGAAATTTCCCTGGAAGAAGTATTGACAGACCATGCTTTTTGTGAGCAAAAAGCAGCGACTTCCTGTATTTCTTTGATTCAGCGTTACCCACACAGAGATAGATTGGTACAGGAGTTGGCGCCGATTGTAACGGAGGAATGGGGGCATTTCAGGCAGGTACTGGCAGAGATGCGGAAACGCGGGTTCCAGTTAGGCAAACAACGAAAGGATCTATACGTAAATGAGCTGATGCTGCACCAGCTTAAAGGTGGAGATCCGGATACTGTTTTCCTGGATCGCCTGCTGACCTTTGCGCTGATTGAAGCACGTAGTTGCGAGCGGTTCAGGTTATTGAGTGAAGGCCTGGACGATGAGTACCTGCGTGAGTTTTATCGGAAATTTATGATTTCAGAAGCGGGGCATTATCGTTTGTTTATAGACCTGGCGAATGAGTATTTACCAGAAGAAAAGGTAAGGACCAGGTGGCAGGAATGGCTGACGATTGAAGCGGGTATTATGGATAAGATGGAAGTGAGAGGCGATCGGATCCATTAA
- a CDS encoding patatin-like phospholipase family protein — translation MRIRRVLVCWLGIILLPAVIFAQQSGAVRPKIGLTLSGGGAKGLAHIGILEAIDSAGLKVDYLTGTSMGSIVGALYSMGYSGAAIEKMARELDWNNLFTNQPQLTAISYEEKKEYNKYIIEIPFEYGKPKLASGVISGEQLWLELARMCWPANGVRDFSQFNIPFKCIATDVSNGAIVTLDTGDVVTAIRASMAIPSIFTAINIGDRKLVDGGVVRNFPVITAKEMGADIVIGSNVSEGLRKADQLQTPLDVIQQLGFYKDADDFKDERQLCDIFIQHKMGTYSAASFGSVDSIIEIGKRKGREMYPIFKHLADSLQALYPLPPFEKNRLPFTADIELTAIQVNGLKHSDEKFFLGRLGLKTGGCYTSRDIKEAVLNVFGTRFYKMITYDLVPDSNRQTIMKVNAEENPLSYVKFALTYNSFTNASAIVNITQRNFIVPNSRAFVSVAVSENPRIQAEYFKYTGHDRNFGVGLGFYFEYNTMTYYEDLKAKQDFQSKYLSTDIHFQYTLNSIMAVGIGTKWEFLNLNPRYVNEQEIRGNSTQLNSYFYAGMNSLDQKVYPRRGMDLQFEAGWIYNENPGFRVFRDGIQQPFDSTEFNFAEYQRAMLQAKYHIPFGKKGALQIQAGGGVNFNHMQGPINAFQIGGLANVMRNQLPFVGILEGEVSTSSALTFQLAYQYEVAKNIFTTPRIGAAVYDFMGNVEDRYKYLSGYGISTGYATFMGPIEATMMYCDQDGRLRFYVNIGFNF, via the coding sequence ATGCGTATCAGAAGGGTTTTGGTTTGTTGGTTAGGGATCATTTTATTGCCTGCCGTCATCTTTGCACAGCAGTCTGGGGCCGTCCGTCCTAAAATCGGGCTCACCCTCAGCGGAGGCGGCGCCAAAGGCCTTGCCCACATCGGCATCCTCGAAGCCATCGACAGCGCAGGACTGAAAGTAGACTACCTCACCGGCACCAGCATGGGCAGCATCGTAGGTGCCCTTTATTCCATGGGCTATTCCGGCGCGGCCATTGAGAAAATGGCCAGGGAGCTTGACTGGAACAACCTCTTCACCAATCAACCCCAGCTCACAGCCATCTCTTACGAAGAAAAGAAAGAGTATAATAAATACATCATCGAAATCCCTTTTGAATATGGCAAGCCTAAGCTTGCATCCGGCGTTATCTCCGGCGAACAACTATGGCTGGAACTCGCCCGCATGTGCTGGCCGGCCAATGGGGTGAGAGATTTCTCCCAGTTCAATATTCCCTTTAAATGTATTGCCACAGATGTCTCAAATGGGGCTATTGTCACCCTCGATACCGGTGATGTAGTGACCGCGATCCGTGCCAGCATGGCCATTCCATCTATCTTTACAGCCATCAATATCGGGGATCGTAAATTGGTGGATGGAGGTGTGGTAAGGAACTTCCCTGTTATCACGGCCAAGGAAATGGGGGCCGACATTGTGATCGGTTCCAACGTGTCTGAAGGGCTCCGTAAAGCAGACCAGTTACAGACACCACTGGATGTCATTCAGCAACTTGGCTTTTATAAAGATGCAGATGACTTCAAAGACGAACGTCAGCTCTGCGATATCTTCATACAGCATAAAATGGGAACCTATAGTGCTGCCAGCTTTGGCAGCGTTGATTCCATTATAGAAATCGGGAAACGCAAAGGCCGGGAGATGTATCCCATCTTCAAACACCTGGCAGATTCGCTGCAGGCGCTGTACCCATTACCTCCCTTCGAAAAGAACCGCCTGCCATTTACCGCTGATATCGAACTGACAGCCATCCAGGTGAATGGTCTTAAACATTCAGATGAGAAATTCTTTTTAGGAAGGCTTGGGCTCAAAACCGGTGGCTGCTATACATCACGGGATATTAAAGAAGCAGTACTGAATGTGTTCGGTACCCGCTTCTATAAAATGATCACCTATGATCTTGTGCCTGATAGCAATCGTCAGACCATCATGAAAGTGAATGCGGAGGAGAATCCGCTTAGCTATGTAAAATTCGCGCTGACTTATAACAGTTTTACGAATGCCAGCGCCATAGTAAATATTACGCAGCGTAACTTTATTGTTCCTAATTCCCGTGCATTCGTGTCCGTTGCTGTCAGTGAGAACCCGCGGATACAGGCAGAGTATTTTAAATATACCGGGCATGACCGCAACTTTGGTGTAGGACTGGGTTTTTACTTTGAATACAACACCATGACATATTATGAAGACCTGAAAGCAAAGCAGGATTTTCAAAGTAAATATTTGAGTACGGATATTCATTTTCAGTACACATTGAACAGTATTATGGCAGTCGGTATCGGTACCAAATGGGAATTTTTGAACCTAAATCCCCGCTATGTAAATGAACAGGAGATTCGTGGTAATAGTACGCAGTTGAACAGCTATTTTTATGCGGGTATGAATTCCCTGGATCAAAAAGTTTATCCGCGCAGGGGAATGGATCTGCAATTTGAAGCAGGTTGGATATACAATGAAAACCCTGGTTTCAGGGTGTTCCGCGATGGTATACAGCAACCGTTTGATTCTACGGAGTTCAACTTTGCGGAATACCAGCGTGCAATGTTGCAGGCAAAGTATCATATTCCGTTTGGGAAAAAGGGTGCGCTGCAGATTCAGGCTGGCGGCGGGGTAAACTTCAATCACATGCAGGGGCCGATCAATGCATTTCAGATCGGTGGCCTGGCGAATGTAATGCGGAACCAGTTGCCCTTTGTAGGGATACTGGAAGGGGAGGTGAGTACATCTTCTGCATTAACCTTTCAACTGGCTTACCAGTATGAAGTGGCGAAAAATATTTTTACCACTCCCAGGATAGGAGCTGCGGTATATGATTTTATGGGCAATGTTGAAGATCGGTATAAATACCTGAGTGGCTACGGAATTTCCACCGGGTACGCAACATTCATGGGGCCGATAGAAGCTACGATGATGTATTGCGACCAGGATGGGCGATTGCGTTTTTATGTGAATATTGGGTTTAATTTTTAG
- a CDS encoding GSCFA domain-containing protein — protein MNFRLTFPVTPFSAPLQYSDRLLLMGSCFAEEIGARLQEHYFDALVNPHGILYNPISIIQSIHSYLDNKVYTHDDLFQQGDLWHSWDHHSRFSGLNPDEVVAGINAQQALAAKRLEEADWLMITLGSAHTYTLQETGKVVGNCHKVPASAFYKKMLTAQDIISAIDNAMHRLFFRNRKVKILFTISPVRYVRDGVVENNLSKAILLQAVHHMVNKFDRLFYFPAYELVVDDLRDYRFYKEDLVHPNEMAIDYVWEHFINAGLPDKNLFNQLTELNRAAAHRPFNPASAQHQQFVQNYINKGKQLMQQYPDLPLGDLLKKFTTQLK, from the coding sequence ATGAATTTTCGCCTTACATTTCCGGTTACGCCTTTTTCGGCGCCGTTGCAATATTCAGATCGTTTATTGCTCATGGGTTCCTGCTTTGCAGAAGAAATAGGAGCACGCCTGCAGGAACATTATTTCGATGCCCTCGTCAATCCGCATGGCATCCTCTACAATCCTATCAGTATCATACAGTCGATTCACAGCTACCTGGATAATAAAGTGTATACCCATGATGATCTCTTTCAGCAGGGGGATCTGTGGCATAGCTGGGATCATCACAGCCGTTTTTCGGGACTGAACCCTGATGAGGTGGTGGCGGGCATCAATGCCCAACAAGCCCTGGCTGCTAAAAGACTGGAAGAAGCCGATTGGTTAATGATCACTTTAGGTTCTGCGCATACCTATACTTTACAGGAAACCGGGAAGGTAGTGGGGAATTGTCATAAAGTACCTGCATCGGCTTTTTATAAAAAAATGCTGACCGCACAGGATATTATTTCGGCGATAGACAATGCCATGCATCGCTTGTTTTTCAGGAACAGGAAAGTGAAGATCCTGTTTACGATAAGCCCGGTGAGATATGTGAGAGATGGGGTCGTGGAGAATAATTTGAGCAAAGCGATCCTCTTACAGGCAGTACATCATATGGTCAATAAATTTGACCGCCTGTTTTATTTCCCTGCGTATGAGTTGGTGGTGGATGACCTGAGGGATTATCGGTTTTATAAGGAAGACCTGGTTCATCCGAATGAGATGGCGATTGATTATGTATGGGAGCATTTCATTAATGCAGGTTTGCCTGATAAGAACTTATTCAACCAGCTGACTGAATTGAACAGGGCCGCAGCGCATCGTCCATTCAACCCGGCGTCTGCACAGCATCAGCAATTTGTACAAAATTATATCAATAAGGGAAAACAACTGATGCAGCAATATCCTGATTTACCACTCGGGGATTTGCTGAAAAAGTTTACTACTCAATTGAAGTAA
- a CDS encoding MFS transporter yields MNKHTTAHNIWQVILASSAGTLIEWYDFYIFGSLSAIIAEKFFPPSNPDLAYIMTLATFAVGFVVRPFGAIVFGRLGDIVGRKYTFLLTLLIMGGSTFAIGLVPGYASIGVLAPIIVLLLRLLQGLALGGEYGGAATYVAEHSAHDKRGYYTSFIQTTATLGLFVSLAVILITRSSMTTEQFSDWGWRVPFWLSILLVLMSYYIRIRLQESPEFAQLKAEGKTAKNPIKESFGKKENLKVVLLALFGAAMGQGVIWYTGQFYALSFLQKTMNIEFVQSNIIIAVALVLGTPFFIYFGRLSDKIGRKKIMMTGMLIAALAYYPIYARMDQIGNLSLKTELKAKYTIENTMSRNSKMQNVEKTVRTRVYDDETKAREVVMNTDGKEEKKIEVVVGMSGLIQLVLLVWVQVLFVTMVYGPIAAFLVELFPARIRYTSMSLPYHLGNGVFGGLLPTVATILVTETHNHLAGLVYPIGVAVICFVIGVVFIKDSMISKE; encoded by the coding sequence ATGAATAAACACACGACCGCGCACAACATCTGGCAGGTGATCCTGGCTTCGTCGGCTGGCACCCTGATAGAATGGTATGATTTCTACATCTTTGGCAGCCTGTCTGCAATTATTGCTGAAAAGTTTTTTCCTCCCAGCAATCCTGATCTCGCTTACATTATGACACTCGCCACTTTTGCGGTGGGATTTGTAGTCAGGCCTTTTGGGGCGATTGTGTTTGGAAGGTTGGGGGATATTGTCGGGAGGAAGTACACTTTTTTACTCACACTACTCATTATGGGAGGGTCTACGTTTGCAATAGGCCTGGTACCGGGGTATGCAAGTATTGGTGTCCTGGCACCCATTATCGTTTTGTTGCTAAGACTGTTACAGGGCCTGGCCCTGGGTGGTGAGTACGGAGGAGCAGCTACTTACGTGGCAGAGCATTCGGCGCATGATAAGCGGGGATATTATACCAGTTTTATACAGACGACGGCTACTTTAGGCTTGTTTGTATCGCTGGCGGTGATATTGATTACCAGGAGCAGCATGACGACGGAGCAGTTTAGTGACTGGGGATGGCGCGTGCCGTTCTGGTTGTCGATATTGCTGGTGCTGATGTCTTATTATATCAGGATCAGGTTGCAGGAGTCGCCGGAATTTGCGCAGCTGAAAGCAGAGGGCAAGACGGCAAAGAACCCGATCAAAGAGAGTTTTGGTAAGAAGGAGAACCTGAAAGTGGTGTTGCTGGCGCTGTTCGGCGCGGCTATGGGGCAAGGGGTGATCTGGTATACGGGGCAGTTTTATGCTTTGTCGTTTTTGCAAAAGACGATGAATATTGAGTTTGTGCAGTCGAATATTATTATCGCGGTGGCCCTGGTGCTGGGTACTCCTTTCTTTATATATTTTGGCCGCTTGTCAGATAAGATCGGGCGGAAGAAGATTATGATGACGGGAATGCTGATTGCAGCGCTGGCGTATTACCCGATTTATGCAAGAATGGACCAGATCGGGAATTTGAGTTTGAAAACAGAGCTGAAGGCAAAGTATACGATAGAGAATACGATGTCGCGGAATAGTAAGATGCAGAATGTGGAGAAGACCGTGCGAACGAGGGTGTATGATGACGAGACGAAGGCAAGGGAAGTGGTGATGAATACGGATGGGAAGGAGGAAAAGAAAATAGAGGTGGTAGTGGGGATGAGTGGGTTGATACAACTGGTGTTGCTGGTGTGGGTGCAGGTGCTGTTTGTGACGATGGTGTATGGGCCGATAGCGGCGTTTTTGGTGGAATTGTTCCCGGCGAGGATCAGGTATACTTCGATGAGTTTGCCTTATCATTTGGGGAATGGGGTGTTTGGAGGCTTATTGCCGACGGTGGCGACGATATTGGTGACGGAGACGCATAATCATTTGGCGGGCCTGGTGTACCCGATTGGGGTGGCGGTGATTTGCTTTGTGATTGGGGTGGTATTTATTAAGGATAGTATGATATCGAAGGAATAA
- a CDS encoding hydroxymethylglutaryl-CoA lyase — MKLIECPRDAMQGWHRSIDTADKVSYLNALLRVGFNTIDFGSFVSPKAIPQMADTKEVLSQLDLSNTKSRLLAIVANQRGAEEAMVHEEIAYLGYPFSISETFQLRNTNKTIADSLELVDTMQELCIKNSKQLVIYISMGFGNPYGDPYDASIALEWVQELVEMDIVTISLADTVGVATPATISQLFSTLIKAHPVVEFGAHFHSAPHNWEEKVAAAYAEGCRRFDSAIKGIGGCPMAKDELVGNLATERLLEFCLKEHEPLQLDLEALQTAQRIADRIFY; from the coding sequence ATGAAACTTATTGAATGCCCCCGCGACGCGATGCAAGGCTGGCACAGGTCCATCGATACCGCCGATAAGGTATCCTACCTGAACGCCCTGCTACGCGTTGGTTTTAACACGATAGACTTCGGCAGCTTCGTATCCCCCAAAGCCATTCCACAAATGGCCGATACAAAAGAAGTCCTGTCACAACTGGACCTCTCCAACACCAAAAGCCGCCTGCTAGCTATTGTCGCCAACCAGCGGGGAGCTGAAGAAGCCATGGTGCATGAAGAAATCGCTTACCTGGGATACCCCTTCTCCATCTCAGAAACATTTCAGCTTCGCAATACCAACAAAACCATTGCCGACTCCCTGGAACTCGTAGATACCATGCAGGAGCTCTGTATCAAAAACAGCAAGCAACTCGTCATCTACATTTCTATGGGTTTTGGCAATCCATATGGTGACCCTTACGATGCATCTATCGCACTGGAATGGGTACAGGAACTGGTCGAAATGGACATCGTTACCATTTCACTCGCAGATACTGTAGGGGTAGCCACACCTGCCACCATTTCACAACTATTTTCCACACTCATAAAAGCGCATCCTGTAGTGGAGTTCGGCGCCCATTTCCATTCCGCTCCCCACAACTGGGAAGAGAAGGTGGCCGCTGCCTATGCAGAAGGATGTCGCAGATTTGATAGCGCTATCAAAGGGATCGGGGGCTGTCCGATGGCCAAAGATGAACTGGTAGGCAATCTCGCTACAGAGCGCCTGCTGGAATTCTGCCTGAAAGAGCATGAGCCTTTGCAGCTGGACCTGGAAGCCTTGCAAACCGCCCAGCGCATAGCAGATCGTATTTTTTATTAG
- the rlmB gene encoding 23S rRNA (guanosine(2251)-2'-O)-methyltransferase RlmB, with protein MEHRRHKPAGFRQHAPRPKASAMVIGRQPVVEAIQAGKAIERIYLLRTASGDIIPQIRSLATQYNIPINLVPNEKLNGLTQANHQGCIAITGHVSYLDLQDVISHVTDSGETPLFLILDGITDVRNIGAIARSAVCCGAQAIIIPDKGIAALNEEAIKSSAGALDKISICRVNSLLKAIDTLHLNGIKVVASEMEAATKLYDLPLNEPVAVIMGSEDKGVYPALLKATDVQFRIPMSGNFESFNVSVAAGIILYEAMKQRGF; from the coding sequence ATGGAACACAGAAGACATAAGCCTGCCGGTTTCCGGCAGCATGCGCCCAGGCCAAAGGCCTCGGCCATGGTAATAGGGCGTCAGCCGGTAGTAGAGGCCATTCAGGCCGGGAAAGCCATTGAGCGCATTTACCTGTTACGCACTGCCAGCGGGGATATTATCCCCCAGATCAGAAGCCTGGCCACACAATACAATATTCCCATCAACCTGGTGCCAAATGAAAAGCTGAACGGCCTTACCCAGGCAAATCACCAGGGTTGCATAGCTATTACCGGGCATGTCAGCTACCTTGACCTGCAGGATGTAATTTCTCACGTGACCGACTCGGGCGAAACACCCCTGTTTCTCATCCTGGATGGTATTACAGATGTCAGGAACATTGGCGCCATAGCCCGTAGTGCAGTATGCTGCGGCGCACAGGCTATCATCATTCCTGACAAAGGTATTGCGGCGCTCAACGAAGAAGCCATCAAATCTTCCGCCGGCGCATTGGATAAGATCTCCATTTGCCGTGTAAATAGCCTCCTGAAAGCGATCGATACCTTACACCTGAATGGTATTAAGGTCGTAGCCAGCGAAATGGAAGCAGCCACCAAACTCTATGACCTGCCCCTGAATGAACCGGTAGCAGTGATCATGGGATCGGAAGATAAAGGCGTGTATCCCGCCCTCCTGAAGGCGACAGACGTTCAGTTCCGTATTCCAATGAGTGGCAATTTTGAATCTTTTAATGTATCTGTGGCGGCAGGGATTATCCTGTATGAAGCGATGAAGCAGCGAGGTTTCTAA
- a CDS encoding aminotransferase class I/II-fold pyridoxal phosphate-dependent enzyme has translation MKEDFLLAQLEARKAQQAFRQLRLPAPGMVDFCSNDYLGLAKSMAMQEAVHNLLAARPFAHGSTGSRLLAGNYPWVEETESMLAAFHQSEAGLVYNSGYDANLGLLSAVPQKGDTIIYDSLIHASIRDGMRLSRAQAFSFLHNDPQDLEKKLANGSGNVFVAVESVYSMDGDFAPLGAIATICERAGAHLIVDEAHATGVVGAKGEGLVQHLGLEGACFARVHTFGKAVGCHGAVVLGSRHLRDFLINFSRSFIYTTALPPTAMAAIMASYDLFPYMQEARGHLSALIARFRRGVAALDTLPSETPIQVVLSPGNAATRALAERLQGEGLDIRAILHPTVPKGKERLRIVLHSFNTEEEVDRCISVLTK, from the coding sequence ATGAAAGAAGATTTTCTTTTAGCGCAACTCGAAGCACGCAAAGCACAACAGGCCTTCCGGCAATTACGCCTGCCGGCACCTGGTATGGTTGACTTTTGTTCCAATGATTACCTGGGCCTGGCAAAGAGCATGGCTATGCAGGAAGCGGTGCACAATCTATTGGCAGCACGGCCTTTTGCACATGGAAGTACGGGATCCCGCCTGCTGGCGGGCAATTACCCCTGGGTAGAGGAAACGGAAAGTATGCTGGCAGCATTTCATCAAAGTGAAGCGGGCCTGGTGTATAATTCAGGTTATGATGCTAACCTGGGTTTATTGAGTGCGGTGCCCCAAAAAGGAGATACGATCATCTATGATTCCCTGATCCACGCAAGTATCCGTGATGGGATGCGTCTTTCCAGGGCACAGGCATTTTCATTTTTGCATAATGACCCCCAGGACCTGGAGAAGAAACTGGCCAATGGCAGTGGAAATGTATTTGTGGCGGTGGAATCAGTATATTCTATGGATGGTGATTTTGCTCCTTTGGGGGCGATAGCGACCATTTGTGAAAGGGCAGGGGCGCACCTGATCGTAGATGAGGCACATGCTACCGGGGTGGTGGGGGCCAAAGGAGAGGGCCTGGTACAGCACCTGGGTTTGGAGGGGGCCTGTTTTGCCAGGGTGCATACTTTTGGCAAAGCAGTGGGTTGCCATGGTGCGGTGGTGCTGGGTTCCAGGCATTTACGCGATTTCCTGATCAATTTTTCCCGATCATTTATTTATACTACAGCCCTGCCTCCTACTGCGATGGCGGCTATCATGGCCAGTTACGATTTGTTTCCTTATATGCAGGAGGCGAGGGGGCATTTATCGGCCTTAATCGCCCGATTCCGGAGGGGAGTGGCGGCCCTGGATACCTTGCCCAGTGAAACGCCTATCCAGGTCGTTTTGAGCCCTGGAAATGCGGCTACCCGTGCATTGGCGGAAAGGCTGCAGGGCGAAGGCCTGGATATCAGGGCAATATTACATCCTACGGTGCCAAAAGGGAAGGAACGGCTGCGGATTGTACTGCATAGTTTCAATACGGAGGAGGAGGTAGATAGGTGTATTTCCGTTTTAACGAAGTAA
- a CDS encoding penicillin acylase family protein — MRILPFAISTGITAVLIFALSQKWGALPPVGPLLSPQEGFWQNATPISKNYSETIDLPGLTGKAEVWLDDRMVPHIFAENDADAYYIEGFIHARDRLWQMELQIFAASGRLSEILGPKMLDYDRMQRRRGMIYSAEVALKEMEKDPFTKTAVASYAAGVNTYIASLNKASLPIEYKLLDYKPEQWTTLKSAILLKLMANDLAGEAEDLEYTNARHLFSKKDFDLMYPDFSDSLDPIVPKNTHFDAATLKAVAPPDNMIKLAGVLQHFKEEKPDPDNGSNNWAVAGSKTRSGAPILCNDPHLGLSLPSLWYEIQLHTPQMNTYGASLPGAPGVIIGFNNDIAWGVTNGEEDVKDFYKLQFRNGRKQYLFKGAYRDADLRIEKIEIRGQKPFYDTVAYTVWGPVAYDNTFPEHQKEEFQFLAMRWKAHDPSNELRTFLLLNKAKNYDDYLAAIKDYQCPAQNFAFASRDGDIAIWHNGKYPLRWKDQGKFILPGDDSTFAWQGYIPQNELPHLHNPARGFVSSANQNPTDDTYPYNFVGGYDLFRGKRINEVLAADSQITIQDMMALQNDYTNLLARAAIPVFGAHLQKSLLTAAQQKYWELLLHWNQQSTPDSKAATVFQLVWNNLQSSIWDDEMAQFGEDVYQMPWEKTTLNLLIKDTAFHFIDNINTPEKETFSGLMNAALAKAADTAKMLEAKNKLEWGRYRGTDIRHITRSIVPFGAYHLYTGGGRHIVNCIKENHGPSWRMIVQMGDPVEAYGIYPGGESGNPGSPYYDNAVQDWVNGKYYLLHLFKPDQREDPAVKYRMILN; from the coding sequence ATGAGAATTCTACCATTCGCCATTTCGACCGGAATAACCGCCGTATTAATATTCGCTTTGTCTCAAAAATGGGGCGCCCTGCCTCCCGTAGGACCGCTACTCAGTCCACAGGAAGGTTTCTGGCAAAACGCTACCCCCATCAGCAAAAATTACAGTGAAACCATCGACCTCCCCGGACTTACCGGCAAGGCCGAAGTATGGCTGGATGACCGTATGGTACCTCACATCTTTGCAGAAAACGATGCAGATGCTTATTACATAGAAGGTTTCATCCACGCCCGTGATCGTCTCTGGCAAATGGAATTGCAGATCTTCGCCGCCTCCGGCCGTCTCTCGGAAATCTTAGGCCCTAAAATGCTGGATTATGACAGGATGCAACGTCGCCGCGGTATGATCTACAGTGCAGAGGTAGCTTTGAAAGAAATGGAAAAGGATCCTTTTACCAAAACAGCAGTAGCATCTTACGCTGCCGGTGTAAATACTTATATCGCATCATTGAACAAGGCATCATTGCCCATAGAATACAAACTGCTCGATTACAAACCGGAGCAATGGACAACGCTGAAATCTGCCATCCTCCTCAAACTGATGGCAAACGATCTGGCGGGTGAAGCCGAGGATCTTGAATACACCAATGCACGCCATTTATTCAGCAAAAAGGATTTCGACCTCATGTATCCTGATTTCAGTGATAGCCTGGACCCGATCGTGCCTAAAAACACGCATTTTGATGCAGCAACTCTGAAAGCAGTGGCGCCACCGGACAACATGATCAAACTGGCAGGTGTCTTACAACATTTTAAGGAAGAAAAACCTGACCCTGACAATGGTAGTAACAACTGGGCCGTGGCTGGCTCCAAAACCCGCTCCGGCGCGCCGATCCTTTGTAATGATCCGCACCTGGGTCTGAGTCTGCCATCGTTGTGGTATGAAATACAATTGCATACCCCACAAATGAATACCTATGGCGCTTCATTGCCGGGTGCACCTGGGGTTATCATTGGTTTCAATAATGACATTGCCTGGGGCGTGACCAATGGCGAAGAAGATGTAAAAGACTTTTACAAATTGCAGTTCCGCAATGGCCGCAAGCAATATTTATTCAAGGGTGCTTACCGGGATGCCGATCTGCGCATAGAAAAAATTGAGATCAGGGGTCAAAAGCCTTTTTACGATACAGTTGCCTATACAGTATGGGGGCCGGTGGCTTACGATAATACATTCCCTGAGCACCAGAAAGAAGAGTTCCAGTTCCTGGCCATGCGCTGGAAAGCACATGATCCTTCCAATGAATTGCGTACTTTCCTGCTGCTTAACAAGGCAAAGAATTACGACGATTACCTGGCTGCCATCAAAGACTACCAATGCCCTGCACAGAACTTTGCTTTTGCATCGCGTGACGGTGATATCGCTATCTGGCATAATGGAAAATATCCCCTGCGCTGGAAAGACCAGGGTAAATTCATCCTACCGGGAGATGACAGCACTTTTGCATGGCAGGGATATATTCCGCAAAACGAATTACCACATTTACATAACCCGGCAAGGGGCTTTGTTAGCTCTGCCAATCAAAATCCAACAGATGATACCTATCCCTACAATTTCGTGGGTGGCTATGACCTGTTCCGTGGTAAACGTATCAACGAAGTGCTGGCAGCAGACAGCCAGATCACTATCCAGGATATGATGGCCTTGCAGAATGACTACACTAACCTGCTGGCAAGAGCCGCCATTCCTGTATTCGGGGCGCATTTGCAGAAGTCATTACTGACAGCAGCGCAACAAAAATATTGGGAGCTGCTCCTTCACTGGAATCAGCAGAGTACCCCGGATAGCAAGGCAGCCACTGTGTTCCAGCTGGTATGGAATAATTTACAAAGCTCGATCTGGGATGATGAAATGGCACAGTTCGGAGAAGACGTATACCAGATGCCCTGGGAAAAAACGACGTTGAATTTATTGATTAAGGATACCGCATTTCATTTCATAGACAACATCAACACACCTGAAAAAGAAACTTTCTCAGGTCTGATGAATGCGGCGCTGGCAAAGGCTGCGGATACTGCAAAAATGCTGGAGGCGAAAAATAAATTAGAGTGGGGGCGTTACCGTGGTACTGACATCCGGCACATTACAAGGAGTATTGTTCCGTTTGGTGCGTATCATTTATATACAGGCGGTGGCAGGCATATAGTGAATTGTATCAAGGAAAATCACGGCCCGTCATGGAGGATGATCGTGCAGATGGGAGATCCTGTAGAGGCTTATGGGATCTATCCTGGCGGGGAAAGTGGGAATCCGGGGAGTCCATATTATGATAACGCGGTGCAGGATTGGGTGAATGGGAAGTATTACCTGCTGCACTTGTTTAAGCCCGACCAGCGGGAGGATCCGGCGGTGAAGTACAGGATGATTTTGAATTAA